From the Coregonus clupeaformis isolate EN_2021a unplaced genomic scaffold, ASM2061545v1 scaf1345, whole genome shotgun sequence genome, the window gcggttctgtgagcttttgtggcctaccacttcgcggctgagccgttgttgctcctagacgtttccacttcacagtaacagcacttaaaggtggcatcctatgccggtgccacattgaaagtcactgagctcttcaggaaggccattctactgccaatgtttgtctatggagatcgcatggctgtgtgctcgaatccactaatttgaaggggtgtccacatacttttgtgtatatgtagtgtatttTGCCGGCAAGGTCGGGGGGCACCTCAAACCAAATcacgcttagggcccccaaaagggggCATGTTTTCATGAGCTTGGGTCCCAGGAAAACACTGAGTTTCTCAAGAACCCCTGCTCTAGTGTTAAGTAATGTTGACCTATTCCTATCCCTTAGCTATTTAACCCTAACTCCGATATAGTCATAACCACTACATTCACATTCCTCTACCAGGTCAGTCtgtttacatgtgtgtgtgtgatcatacTATCAGTATGtgacagtagtgtgtgtgtgttggtcctgTAGAACCAAAGCCAGTGTATGCCCAGCCTGGTCAGCCTGATGTGGACCTGCCAGTCAGCCCCTCTGATGCCCCAGTACCCAGCGCTGGTCATGATGACAGCATCCTCAGGTAACCCTCTCCTCCTGTTAAAGCCATGTTATTATTTCCATTATGTTGTACCATGTTATTTGCTGAATTGTAATAGCTCCCTGTAGAACAGTAGTGTctaaacatctgtctgtgtataaCGCCCACTCCCCATGCAGGCCGAGTATGAAGCTGGTGAAGTTTAAGAAGGGGGAGAGTGTGGGCCTGAGGCTGGCTGGAGGGAACGACGTGGGCATCTTTGTAGCCGGAGTCCTGGAGGACAGCCCAGCTGCCAAGGAAGGTCTGGAGGAAGGAGACCAGATTCTCAGGGTAAGAAATCTATCTCATACAGTAGTATCTGCTTTAcacttttgtattattattagctGTTGGGTATGTTTCATCACTTAATGATTGTCACATGTTTTGTTAACAGGCCATTGTAAAGTTTTCTCTTTTGAAAGTGCACAGGATGTGTGGTTTGATGTGTTCTTTTCCACAGTAGATAGTGTTAAAGGgtatgttctgtactgtactagGTGGAGAACACCTGCTGTAGTGCTAGTAACGGTCTCATCGCTGCCCACGCTTAGTTGGAAACACTTTGTGGAACTATGTGACCCACTAGCCTTGTGTTACTGTGTGGTCACTGGTCATAGTGATGTTAGATAGAAAATGGTAATTACTGTGAATCAGTGTGAGATCAACGCCTGACTCTTCTCTTCTCGGTCTGTCTTTCCTTTGTTTACGCTGAACCACACAATAGAGGTCATTGTTGTTGTTCTCAGGCCCTGTCTGAAGGATTGGACTCATTGTTGATAGAAGTCCCCTCTGATATCAGAGTTGGATTCATTTAATCATGTTTATCACTAGCCACACATTTTAATGAAACACATCATGCTTTGTGTTCCTCCCACACCACATTAAGGGTCATGATGGTATGTGAGGAGGACTAACTCCTCTTTGCTAGCCTCCCTCCCTGCTGTACAAACACATCTCTAGACTCCGCACTATTCCCTATGAATGGGCTTCCAGGAAtatgtcccaaacggcaccctattcactacatagtgcactacttttgatgttttcactatgtagggaaaagtagtgcactatagctaatagggtgctatttcagaCACAGCCCAGGATGTTGTTTTCCACCCCTGGGCAGTGAGCCTGTGAGTGTTTCCTGGCCTTCACAGTGTGACTAGTTGAGATAAAGACTTGAATTCTCCTTTCTGAGGAGGATAAAGGTTGTTCTCTCTATGATTCAACCCCATGTGTTCCTGGTTCAAACGCTGGCTCTGCAGCAGGGTAAATAAACGTGATATTGTGCTGGGGACTGCAGGGGTTGAGGTGGGGAAGTAGACTGACCTGGACTCTGGAGAGCTGAAagtctctgttctcctctctccctctctgtaggTAAACAACGTAGACTTTGCTAACATCATCCGAGAGGAGGCTGTGCTGTTCCTCCTAGACCTTCCCAGGGGTGAAGAGGTCACCATTCTGGCccagaagaagaaggatggtgagTAACATGAGGGGAAAACAGATGTTAGATGAATGCACGTTAGGATCTTGACAGGGGCAGAGAGTGTATAGGTTTGAGTTTGCACAGAAACACACATTTTAAGTTAACCTGGTTACATGTGAACTTTACACACGCCTTCAATTGTATACCTGAACATTTCTACCTACTTAATTTCTTCTTCTACCAATTTCCCTCAATTCCAGTGTACCGGCGGATAGTGGAGTCGGATGTAGGTGACTCGTTCTACATCCGGACCCACTTTGAGTATGAGAAGGAGTCTCCGTACGGCCTGAGCTTCAACAAGGGAGAGGTGTTCCGTGTTGTGGACACCCTCTACAACGGCAAGCTGGGCTCCTGGCTCGCCATACGCATTGGCAAGAACCaccaggaggtggagagaggcatCATCCCCAACAAGAacaggtagaatacagtagagaggcATCATCCCCAACAAGAacaggtagaatacagtagagaggcATCATCCCCAACAAGAacaggtagaatacagtagagaggcATCATCCCCAACAAGAacaggtagaatacagtagagaggcATCATCCCCAACAAGAacaggtagaatacagtagaggcATCATCCCCAACAAGAacaggtagaatacagtagagagacATCATCCCCAACAAGAacaggtagaatacagtagagaggcATCATCCCCAACAAGAacaggtagaatacagtagagaggcATCATCCCCAACAAGAacaggtagaatacagtagagagaTATCATCCCCAACAAGAacaggtagaatacagtagagaggcATCATCCCCAACAAGAacaggtagaatacagtagagagacATCATCCCCAACAAGAacaggtagaatacagtagagaggcATCATCCCCAACAAGAacaggtagaatacagtagagaggcATCATCCCCAACAAGAacaggtagaatacagtagagagacATCATCCCCAACAAGAacaggtagaatacagtagagagacATCATCCCCAACAAGAacaggtagaatacagtagagacaTCATCCCCAACAAGAacaggtagaatacagtagagagacATCATCCCCAACAAGAacaggtagaatacagtagagagacATCATCCCCAACAAGAacaggtagaatacagtagagagacATCATCCCCAACAAGAacaggtagaatacagtagagagacATCATCCCCAACAAGAacaggtagaatacagtagagagacATCATCCCCAACAAGAacaggtagaatacagtagagagacATCACCCCCAACAAGAacaggtagaatacagtagagagacATCACCCCCAACAAGAacaggtagaatacagtagagagacATCACCCCCAACAAGAACAGGTAGAATACATAAAGGTAGTAGAGACAGGGGAACCTCACAGTGCTCCCAACATACCAGCGTGACACAGATATTTATCACATGCATACATTAACGTAACCATTATACATGGTGCACCGCGGCTACTCTGCCACGTTGTGTCCCTGGCCATGCCTGTGTCCTCTTCAGTCAAATGTTTACTGAATTCTAGATTCTATTAAGGTATAGAAGTATTTCAGAATAGAATAGAAGTTGTGGAGAATAACAGGGATTTACATGACACATTGGATAACTGCACGAATAAAAAATGAACTGATGCCATGTTGGCAGTTTCCATTGCAATCCAATCATTGAATCCATTGCCTGTTGCCTGACACCTCTCTGTTCCCCCTCCCACAGGGCAGAGCAGTTGTCCAGTGTGCAGTACACCCTCCCCAAAACGCCAGGGGGCGACAGGGCTGACTTCTGGAGGTTCCGTGGTCTGCGGACCTCCAAGAGGAACCTGAGGAAGAGCAGAGAGGACCTGTCGGCCCAGCCGGTCCAGACCAAGTTCCCTGCCTATGAGAGGGTGGTGCTGAGAGAGGGTAGGTGGTATCCAGAACAGGGTCCATGGATACATCACAATACCTCAACTAGCTTACCACTGAGAATGCTTTCCCAGTACATTGCTTCATTCTAAAAGGTATGCTAGTGTGAAAATTGGAATGCAGCCATGTGTTTGTTGGCTACAAATTCGGCCTTGAGAGGCATTGATTCTGTCAAATACGGTGTTGTTTTGTGTCTTCTGTTATCCAGCTGGGTTCCTGAGGCCTGTGGTGATCTTTGGGTCCATCGCTGACGTGGCAAGAGAGAAGCTGGCCAGAGAGGAGCCTGACCTGTTTGAGCTGGCCAGTGAGTAGCCTTTAGCTAGCCATTAGTAGccatctcactgtctgtctcagccatgtcacacacacacagctggagtAACACAGGACTTAGAGCTGCtctgtgttagagattagagggCCCCTCATCTGCCTACTCCAGGTCCACTTGAGGGAATAGCTAGCTCCTTTAGCTTGTAGTGTTCATTCTAACACCCTCAACAGTATTGAATTTAAATTATCCTAAGTGCACTACTCCAAATTCCACATGTAAAGTGATTCCAGCCCTGGACGTATTTTGCGTAACCTATATCTCTGTAAACCTTGTATTTTCTTTTCAGAAACACAGCAACATGAAGGAGTGGAAAGTATGTCATTAAGTGCATCAACTTGTTTTTATCAGTGTTAGTTAGGTGGTAATGTATGGCCTGATTCAGCCTGTAGGGAGGTTGTGTAATGACTGACTGTAGCTAGTAATAGAGCATGTACACATGGCACAGTCAATATCCTATAGAAAATAAGCTGCACACATAACAGTACTAGTCTTCATTATTCATTCCCAAGCCCCTAATGTCTGTGTGTGGATAACACCATAATCTATACTTAAAATGTGAACTTTAACGTTTGATTGGAGAAGATGCCTTATGACATTGGTGTGTTTATGACTGAAATTGTAAGGGCTAGTGATGTTAGCACTCTGCTTTCTAGAATGCTGCTTTTGTAGGGTTGAGTGGTGGAAGATAAGAGGCCATTTCTGCACCAGATCCTGTGATAATAGTGTTGAGATCTGAGTAGTGAAACTGCACCCAGGTCAGCTGGCCTCTCTAAGGGTCGTTACCTTGTggtgacagatagacagataaggCCAGGCTAGCCATGTTTACATAATGAACCTTTTAGAACATTCCTGCTTAACTCCCCTGACATTTatatcctcccgagtggcgcagtggtctaaggcactgcatcgcagtgctagctgtgccactagagatcctggttcgaatccaggctctgtcgtagccggccgcgaccgggagacccatggggcggcgcacaattggcccagcgtcgtccagggtaggggagggaatggccggcagggatgtagctcagttggtagagcatggcgtttgcaacgccagggttgtgggtttgattcccacggggggccagtatgaaaaatacaaaaaataatgtattttatttaaaataatttaAATATCCATTTTAAATTGAAATCATCAATCTATTTGAAATGATTCCCTATCTTCTTGAATGTGCATTATCCCACTTCAATGCTTTTCACACATGTaacacatttcctgcattgcggattatactgtactgtaatgtctgTAGTTGCACGTGCACATTCATTATGCCACTACCTCTATTTTATGTTTTGAAATGTGCTTAAAGCATATTGCATGCATTGGGGTgaaggtaatgagctgagatgtATAGTGAGCTCTGCAGTAATATGGCACAGTAACACTGTCCCTTCTCCCCTCTACAGAGAGTGAACCAAGAGACGCAGGAAAAGACCAGCGCAGCTCCGGGATCATTCGCCTCCACACAATTAAACAGATCATTGACCGGGTGAGTGAGACTACTTACTACACGGAtacgcatgcaaacacacacacacacacacacacacacacacacacacacacacacacgcatgcaccctGACAGATCCCCTCTTAAAGCAcatgcagtacacacacacatgcacgataCAGACTAATCCATGGCTCACTACTGCTCTCTGGTGTTCATGGAATTATGAACGTTTTTATTTGGCCAatatatgaaaaatatagataaaaacAGCAATCTGAGCAAACCTTTTAGTATTTAGATTAaatattaattatttattttgggggggatGTCCTTAGGACAGGCATGCTGTGCTGGACATCACCCCCAACGCGGTGGACCGTCTGAACTACGCCCAGTGGTACCCCATCGTGGTGTTCCTCAACCCAGACAGCAAGCAGGGCGTCAAGACCATGAGAACCAGGCTGTGCCCCGAGTCCAGGAAGTCAGCCAGGAAACTCTACGAGAGAGCCCTCAAACTGAGGAAGAACAACCACCACCTCTTCACCAGTGAGTTTCtatgggagggaggggaagagagaaatagtgaaaatgagTGGGAGGTAGAAATAAAAAtgtctctcagagagagagagatggagtgagagaggctaGGGCTGCGTGCTGTACTGTAGTGCGGACcaagggcgcaactttggttataatccagtcggataaacactccaaacagcctacccgaccgctcgtaGGCGACCGCATGGtgctaaagcacaccgttgcctcgttttgggGGGTTtaccccagtgaaagttgcaccaCTGGTGCGGACTATCAGCCGGTGACACAGTAAAGTCAGTGTCTTAGCGGGGTGCTGTTCTCTGTGTCCCCTCCTCCTCACGCAGGCAGGGCTGCTCAGGGCTCCGAGCTAACCTCTCACAGGACCCCAGCCGTCATTACCCATTCCCTGCACAGCCCTGCCCCGTTTGAAATGGGAGGCGTCTCCTCATTTTTGACCGTCTGCTGGCAATAAAAAGAGAGATTCCAGGAGAGCAGAGAGCACACAtccagcctctcctctctcctccacgtTGAGTTACTCCCTTATTCCACATGGGTCTGTAGATGAAGCACACTGCCTGGTATTTTTAGAACAagcctatagagagagagagaacaacagataAGTGTCACCTTTGGTATTTGTGTAAGGTCAAATAGATTGACACCTGCCAGGCAGCACTATAAACCTTGAGTGTTGTTGGACTCATGACAGCTCATAGTTACAACAGTGGTAATAAAATGTTTACACACTACAACAACCGGTGCTGAGCCAAGACAAGACAGGCTTTTAGCAAACAGCTTTGGGATGATACAAGCAGTGATactagaaataagctttttttttttttttcagggcCCGGCTTCCCAAGAGCATCTTAAGGTTAAGTGAattgttagaaccttcgtaggagcatcgttaaatctccgagctgtttcccaaaaccatcgttattaacgttgcacttgaaaacaatCGTAATCTAATGCCTGCCACAGACCACacttttttgccctcccgcgtcactttatacacagaagatctaaaacatagaatcacatggtttatccgtctctctgtgaccgccaaTAACTTCAGAACAATGTTGACTAcaaaatacaaagttgccaatgtctttgcaattgatacaaacaagctgCGTATAAAAAGAGgattcaaatgaaaaccgagatgactgcattaaaatataaacactaggctataggcctatttcaatcatattgaaatacattttatgTTCAATCAATTTAGttatattttgctacttgtaggctactgtctgtaatttgtctcaatacacactgagtataccaaacaaatACACCAAAcaaatatctctctaggagctaaTCCgttgtcagtattgtgaaatcATTTGAATGTTAAGGTAATATTTTAATGGAGAAagttgatcctagatcagcgccTCCTTTCTGtggatcctatcagtatcgacacatgctccaacGGCGCGATAAGCCACCATTCTCTCTGCCAGGTGTTTTCAAAGTTCCATTGCTATCAGGAAACCGGGCTCTGATGTGTTTATCATAATGGTTTTTCATGAGGTTATGAGAACAGTTTTTCACAGTGATTATGAGAATTGTGTTATTGGTTGTCTGGGTTCATTTGAGGTGCTTTgtctctgctcttatccttcccAAGCCACCATTAACATGAATAATATGAATGACGGGTGGTATGGTGCACTGAAGGATACCATTCAACAGCAGCAGAACCAGCTGGTGTGGGTTTCAGAGGGCAAGGTAAGACACTCAGCACTGAGACTAACATCATCAAACACTTACCAATACATTTCACGTTAATGAAAATGTTCTATTCAAAATAAATGCTGGACAATTTTAATATACCATTTATTTTGTGCattaattaataataattttTCTTTGCCATtcatttctctgtctctcctcactgtAATATTGCTGCttctgctctttctttctctccatttcccctctctctctctcttgtccctctccctccctcccgcactctctcccctgctctcctcctgttTTGTCTCCCCAGGCGGACGGTGCTCCAGATGATGACCTGGATCTACATGATGACCGTCTGTCGTACCTGTCGGCTCCGGGCAGTGAGTACTCCATGTACAGCACGGACAGCCGCCACACTTCCGACTACGAGGACACGGACACAGAGGGCGGGGCCTACACCGACCAGGAACTAGACGAGACGCTGAACGACGAGGTGGGCCTGCCCACTGAGCCCGCCATCACCCGCTCCTCGGAGCCCGTCCGAGAGGACCCGCCAGTCATCCAGGAGCCCCTGGGGTACGGCGTGTACCAGCACACAGTGCAGCCCGACCCCCTGAACCGGATCGACCCAGCCGGGTTCAAGGCACCAGTGGCCCAGCAGGTACCGTTTATGAGAGCCGTGCATCTGCCCTGTTGTCTCGAATCCGTGGTGTGCGTGAGGAGGGTGTTCTGGCGCCGCTATTGAAGCAGTGTTTTAAAACAGTATTATCTactaacacaaaacaaaacaaagaaaaacTAAAAAGATGGAAAGAAAATTTGTGGCCACTTAAGTATTTATTCACTAtcgttgtttgtgtgtgtgttttttttatttttggagaaaaaaaagcaAGAATAAGCTTGACTGTTATAATCAGTATTCACGACCTGTGTTAGTGTGACTGTTTTTGTTGATGTCGATGTTCTCACTAAGGAGAAGTTTTGTGTCTGTATCGGTACCCACCTATGTGCTCTTCCTAGTTGTTTCACTTGTGATTCGGACTGATACCGTGATACCAGAAAGTATTATGTGCATGTTGGAAATGTCAGTGTTAACCACGTATTGCTGTAAATGTATTTATCTGGGTCGATTCGGCCGGTATGATATCCACAAAAAGTTTGTCTTCTGATGTGTaaacaaaaaaaaagagaaaaggaAAAGAAAACATTGTACTGTAATCTAGAATTAAAATCGAATCAGACTACATTAACAACAGAAACTTTGTCCTGTTGCAAATTCTTACATGGCAGATTGATCATCTAAAGCCATCAGTTGAATTTGGTCCGAGGATGGTGAGTTAATGAGTCGGTCGGTGGAGGAGCTACAGAGCCGAGGGGCTGTATGACGCTGTAACGTTAACATTAGTGAGGGTGTATCTCCCTCCTGCAGTAGCACCGTGTGTTAAACGTTTCTGAACCACTTCACAGAATGAGAAAGCAGAGGCTGTTCCGGCCACCATGCCTATCCTCCCCCAGCAGCCTGAGTTACTGGCTGTGACAGAGGCAGCGCCCCCTGCTGTCTACAACACTGTAAATGGTGTAGCGGGTTTGAGCCATGGTTTGAGCCCTGGCCCTATCGCTGCTCCCCAGAGCGAACCCAGCCCAGGCCCCGGCCCCGAGGCTGACTCGCTTAGGATGCCCACCCCTGATCTAGCTCAGCCCCTGGCCCCGGCCCCAACACCCGAACCCCTACAATCCGGACCGCCCAGTTCAGAACCACAGGTACCCATCGTCTGGACGTGGCCTGGCCCGGCCGACCCCGCTGTCGGTCCGCTTTGGCCTGTCGCTGCCTGCCTGTGTACCGCCCGCCACGCTTTCCTTTCACTCTTGCATGCCTGCCCGCTGTCCACTGTGTGCTTCtgaaagagagagactgtgtgtgtctgagcacTCGTAAACAACAGTGGGCTTCTTGGAGGAGTGTATAGACTGATTGCTGCATTGGTGTGGTACCTATATAGAGAAGAGCAGCGAAGAACCTGAGGCTCTCACTGTTGCTTACCCTCTTTGCATGGCTACAACATGTTTCAGTTGGTTTCTCTTTTCTGTTTTAAACGTAGCAGTATAACTGATAGTAGTGGTGTATTGGTTGATGCAGACTGAATGGACCATTTAATTATATCCATTTATTTGGCGATATTCCCTTAAAGTCATCAATCAGTATTTTTGATATTTTATTGGACGTTTTATTCCCTGAATTTGAAATGTAGCCATTCTGCTCCAACTGTGGAGTATACATCTTATGGATTTTAAACATCCCAAGAAGGTAAAGTAAATAATGACTTTCTGTTGTTCAATGGCTACTTTTCAAATGCCAAGTTTTTTTAATATGGGTTACATTGTACAAAAAACGTTTGCTTGTAACGTTCCAGATATCTTATTGCGGTAATTTTAATTTGGCTTGTAATGTTATCAAGATatcgtttttattttattttgtatcaaCTTTGTTAGTTTAGTTTTTTGGTTTGCTGTTTAAACTAGTGGTATGTTGTTGTGTTTATATATTGATATATATTGAGAGCTCCTGTGTGTATTGGCTGCTCTGATCTGACATTCAGACCTGCATTCTGTTTgacctgacctttaacccctacCTCTGAGTGTCTCTATTTCAGGTCTCCCTGCTTCCTCTCTCTGCTTCCTTCTTCAGCCATTATTCATCTTCTGTTTTAATATTCTACTTTGTCTTCTGTTACTTGATTcttatatttatatacacatgtatttatttattggttGTGTGCTACTGGTTGCTCTTGTCCCATTACTCACCATATGTTTATTTCATTGTTTAATTCCCCAGATGTACAAGAAGGATCCCTACCTGGAGGAGCCAGTCAGAGTGAACCATGGTGGTGTAAAGCCGTCTCCGGCGGTTGGGCCGCCCACGACCTACGAGCCACAGCCTCCGTACCAAGACGAACACCCATACAGAGATTACGATCACCCGCCCAGCCGCTACGACGGGGGTGGTTACCTGGAACCAAAGTATCGTAACTTCGACTCTCAGCTGCACTACGAGAAAAGTGTGCCTCACTACGATGAGCAGTGGCCTCCCTACAACCAGCAGACCTCTGGCCCACCACCCCACCAGCAGCAGCACCCCGCTGGGCCTGGCTATGACCCCCGGCTGCCCTATGAAGACGGACCCGAGCAAGACTACAGCCCCCCTCAGCCGCGCTACGATGACGCACCGCTGGGCTACAACGGACGACCTCGCTACGGCAAGCCAGCAGGACCAGGACCCATCCGCCACGATGAGCCTCCTCCATCCGGCCCAGGGGGCTACGCTCCTCTACGTTACGATCAGGAGCCTCACCCTTATCCCCCTGCAACACGCTCTCCAGAGCCCCCAAAACAGTACTACCAGGGGGAGTCTGCCCAGCGGCCAGGACCTGGGCCTGCCTACAACCAGGCACCACCACAGCACCGAGGCTACAAGCCCCCGCCCCAGCAGTATGAACCCATCATGAACTTTGACGCCCCCGTGCCCCCTCCCAAACCACAACCAGAGGCTCTCCGCCCCTCCCCTGGGGACACGGTGATCACCACAGCCCCCAATCCCTTTCCACCTCCCCCCAGAGTGGAGCCGGAGGACGACCCGGCCATAAGGGCCCAGTCTGTGCTGTCCAGGGTCAAGATGTTTGAGAACAAGCGCTCTGTGTCTGTGGACCGAGCCAAGGAGGCAGGAGACGCCATAGGGCTCAGGGTaagcatctggaaaacacctCACACTCTTGTGCACGTATGTAAtactcagtgcttgacttgggcaggagctcactggagctgagtaccggcCACCTCAaattttctactgcttgagcacctgttcctcttatagaatattagctcaaaagtattgtggagctcctgcacctaaatacaaacagtaccagcacccaaaatgagcaCCGGAACCTATtacagtccaagtcaagcactggtaaTGTTCACAGGATTACCTGACCCTGGCCTCTTCTAATGATATTTGATTGGTTCATGTGATGTTCATGTGATGCATTTCTATCTTGCTCCCACAGTCAGCGGATCTGCCCACCAAACCAGGCGCGGGCATTCCTAAAGCCAACTCTCTCAGCAATCTGGACCAGGAGAAGTCGTTCAGGTAATGAGTCATAAGGGAGTACAGCactgagccccccccccccacaaacacacacacactacatcacACCACAGCACAGATGCTGCTTTATCTCTGAGGGCCTGATGTGTCTGTTAGGGCTATCAGGTGATCCACTCTGAAGTGGATAATAGACCTTTGAAGATATGATATGAAGATGGCAGTGTACTGTATTGTATGGCTGCCGTCTTGCGTG encodes:
- the LOC121559826 gene encoding tight junction protein ZO-1 isoform X2 (The sequence of the model RefSeq protein was modified relative to this genomic sequence to represent the inferred CDS: added 230 bases not found in genome assembly), producing MMSMIGRGPAAADSASGGREQRSMDILAVKKDQPALRSCQNQEGRIMAPHNQGVFLSQEHTVMHPLLIYNDPLFNTRVTPTDGLSGIGATGIGTAASSAAITEAQDSAEAAAENAAAARAAARAGAMCGSGAIGGCSVMFATSTLSLPMSQGKPSLRRIKGRIHRSKSLDSIDLLDSNSAAMEETVIWEQHTVTLHRAPGFGFGIAISGGRDNPHFQSGETSIVISDVLKGGPAEGLLSENDRVVMVNAVSMDNVEHAYAVQQLRKSGKNAKITIRRKRKVQIPVSRPGDRETMSEHEEEDTDEDDGCEQYSGRSGPTSAYGAASGGTASRRTNERERERSNSSRREHSASRERSISPRSGRSQGSSTPSRPAKVTLVKSRKNEEYGLRLASHIFVKDISPESLAARDGNIQEGDVVLKINGTVTENLSLIDAKKLIERSKGKLKMVVQKDDRATLLNIPDMDDSIPSGNNSDRDDISEIHSLTSNHSTRSHDRARGSRSRSPTRSEPSDPCRHSPRQISNGSHRSRDEERISKPGVMSTPVKGSQEALVQAISDQPLAREDKLPPLPEPKPVYAQPGQPDVDLPVSPSDAPVPSAGHDDSILRPSMKLVKFKKGESVGLRLAGGNDVGIFVAGVLEDSPAAKEGLEEGDQILRVNNVDFANIIREEAVLFLLDLPRGEEVTILAQKKKDVYRRIVESDVGDSFYIRTHFEYEKESPYGLSFNKGEVFRVVDTLYNGKLGSWLAIRIGKNHQEVERGIIPNKNRAEQLSSVQYTLPKTPGGDRADFWRFRGLRTSKRNLRKSREDLSAQPVQTKFPAYERVVLREAGFLRPVVIFGSIADVAREKLAREEPDLFELAKTQQHEGVEKSEPRDAGKDQRSSGIIRLHTIKQIIDRDRHAVLDITPNAVDRLNYAQWYPIVVFLNPDSKQGVKTMRTRLCPESRKSARKLYERALKLRKNNHHLFTTTINMNNMNDGWYGALKDTIQQQQNQLVWVSEGKADGAPDDDLDLHDDRLSYLSAPGSEYSMYSTDSRHTSDYEDTDTEGGAYTDQELDETLNDEVGLPTEPAITRSSEPVREDPPVIQEPLGYGVYQHTVQPDPLNRIDPAGFKAPVAQQNEKAEAVPATMPILPQQPELLAVTEAAPPAVYNTVNGVAGLSHGLSPGPIAAPQSEPSPGPGPEADSLRMPTPDLAQPLAPAPTPEPLQSGPPSSEPQMYKKDPYLEEPVRVNHGGVKPSPAVGPPTTYEPQPPYQDEHPYRDYDHPPSRYDGGGYLEPKYRNFDSQLHYEKSVPHYDEQWPPYNQQTSGPPPHQQQHPAGPGYDPRLPYEDGPEQDYSPPQPRYDDAPLGYNGRPRYGKPAGPGPIRHDEPPPSGPGGYAPLRYDQEPHPYPPATRSPEPPKQYYQGESAQRPGPGPAYNQAPPQHRGYKPPPQQYEPIMNFDAPVPPPKPQPEALRPSPGDTVITTAPNPFPPPPRVEPEDDPAIRAQSVLSRVKMFENKRSVSVDRAKEAGDAIGLRSADLPTKPGAGIPKANSLSNLDQEKSFRVPEPQKPREVSDDDIVRSNHYDPDEDEEYYRKQLSYFDRRSLDAGKAPTQTTPVIATKPAAQPQAHPGYNYPRAESVEKVSPVERRYEPVPQVTPAAPPAILPKPTSPEADTVTTNYLPQKSYPEKSPVNGTAMKDQPKIPANTSYNRYVPKPYTNSAKPFERKFDSPKFNHNLLPNNKTDLAPAIKAPANSTAPAKPQISPQPTDLDSGLDTFTRTMDNRSKYQHNNINAVPKAIPVSPSALEDDDEDEGHTVVATARGIFNCNGGVLSSIETGVSIIIPQGAIPEGVEQEIYFKVCRDNSILPPLDKEKGETLLSPLVMCGPHGLKFLKPVELRLPHCASMTPDGWSFALKSSDSSSGDPKSWQNQSLPGDPNYLVGANCVSVLIDHF